TTCCAATGGCACACTGATTTTTTCTCCCTTCGGACTGACCACATCAGCCACCAACTCGAGAAAGTTTTTGTAATTCCCCTGTTCATCCAGCGCTTCCAAGCTGATTTGCCCCTCACCTTTTTCAACAGTCACGTCGGTCGTAAAATCTGCATTCTCCAACCGGCGCAAGCTCCACTGGCCAATTTGCGACCAAAATTGTTTATATTTATCCCAGCCCAGCCAATTCTTCGCCCATTTGGCTTTGGCATCAGAGGTAAATGCCACGGCGCGGCCCAACCCATATTGCCAATGAGCAAGCAGTGGATCGCCTTTATCCGTCCAGAGTGGCACTTCCGCACGCGGTTTGGGAGTAGTGGCCACATAGCCCAGGAGCATGGGGTATTCAGTCGCTCCGATCCCTCGCACCAATTCGCTGCTCGCGCGTAATTGAGGCTTGAATGGATCTTCATAAATCGCAGATTTTAAAATGACTGCCGCCTCTTTGATAAAAATCTGAGGCAGTTCATTGGGCGAAGTCACCGGGTAGAACCGGCCCTTTCCATGATCCGCTATCCAGATCATGGTTTCCGGCCCGGCATGGCCGGCAATTAAAACCGTGCTGACAGTAATGCGATCGCTCACAATGTCATTCATCAGGCTGGGACTTGGCGCATTTGGATCACCATCGCTGAACACAATTATGTGTTTGAGGTTCGAATGAGATTTCTTCAACCCCTCGTGAGCCAGGGTCATGACACCTTGAAAACTCGGCAGGTCTCCCTGATTCATTCCAGCAATCTGGCGGCCCAATGCTTTCTTATCCTTTACCTTGGTCATGGGAAAGAGCCAATGCTCGTTTCCGTCCCAGAGCACAACACCCATCTCGTCATTCGGCCCGAGCGCTGCCAGCACTCCTTGAGCGCAATCACGCGCCACTTGATTTCCATTGGCAAATTCCATTCCGTGCATGACTAATGCCACGGCGCCGCTGGGCAAAACCTTCTTGCTATCCAGTTCCATGTCCAACGGCAGAGTAGTTTCCAACGGCGTGCCGCGATATCCTCCTGCGGCATAGGTCTGATCGCCGCCGACACAGACTAATCCCACACCAAAGTCTCTGACTGCGCTTTCCAGCAAAAGTTGCAAATCCCGGCCCAGGTCGCCCGCTGCCACATTACTCAAAAATATTGAGTCGTAGCTCTGCATTTCCCCCAACGTTGAGGGCATCCCATTTATCCCGACCAGCTTGGTTTCAAGCCGGGAGGATTGCAGCGCCCGGGCCAATTCCTTGTCTGCATCAGGGTCAGAAGAAACAATAAGAATTCGCGGCTCACCCTTTACGCTCGTAAAAGCACTGGCCCGGTTGTTCTGCGGCAAAAGGTCTCCCGGCGCCTCGACTCTTACATCATAGCTATAGAAGCCTGGTTCTGGCAAAGTCTGTGGGAACGTAAATAAATTTTTTCCGGCCGACAGCTCCACCTTTTGTTCGCCCAGGTATTGCTCATTACGATAAAGGCGTATCGTGGCCGACTGTGCCCGATCCGCCTGTACGAAAATCTTGAGTTCAAAAACCTGTCCCTTCTTCAGTTTGGGTGGAACGCTGAGTTTCTGAACGGAAACATCATTGCCGCGGGTGATTCCCATTGGCACCACGTCGACCGTCACCCCCAGAGGTCTGGAAGCCAATACTGATGCCATCGCATCACCCACGTTTTCATTTCCGTCCGAAAGCAACACTAAACGCTTCTGTCCGTTTTCAGGAAATGCAGCTGTCCCCAGCCGAATGGCACCTTCGATATCCGTCCGTTCCCGCCCCACGACTGCCTGGATTTTTTCAACATCCACCGCCTGATTTACTGCAGTCTCAATACTTGCTTCACTGCCGAAGACGACCACACCGGCTTTGTCGGTCTTTTTCTTCTTTTCGGACATTTGATTCACCAGCGTGCGCGCAGCTTCTTGTTGTGGTGAAGGCACACTGTCAGAGCGATCCAGGAGAAAGAACACATTCATGCCCTCCAAGGGGCGTAGCCATTGCAGTCCCGCCAGGGCAAGAATCAGAGCGGTCACTATGACGGTGCGCAGCCAAAAACCGGTCCAGCGCCTCCAGGCACTCACTTGCACATCGGATTTTAGAGCCAGCCAAACCACCCACACCAGAGCAGGAATGAGCAACATTAGGTAATAGGGATGAGTGAATTGAAAGTTCATCGATTCACCCCGCCCTTAAGGTTCAAGGAAGCCGTCTCGGTTTTTCTCAAAAATTTCTGCACTCGATGATTCTGGGAATCCGCTACATACAAATTACCCTTGGAATCGAAGGCAATGCTCCAGGGATTGCTGAATTCACCGGGCGCTCCCCCCACGCCGCCCAAAACTTCCAGAGGTTTGTCATTCGCATCAAATATTTGGATCCGGCTGTTGCCAAACTCGCAGACATATTGCCGGCCTGCTTTGTCCACGCGAATGTCATATGGATAACTCATTTCTCCCAGTCCCGTTCCAGCCTTGCCATAGGTTCGCAACCATTTGCCTTCGGCTGAAAAAACCTGAATGCGGTGATTGCATGAATCGGCAATATACATGCGATCACTGGCATCGACATCCATTCCTTCCGGACGATTGAACTCGCCATTTTTCTCTCCGGCCTGCCCAAAACAATTGATCAGTTTCTGACCACGCGCTGAAAACTGCTGCACCCGATCGACCAGTGTGTATTCCGTCACCAGAACATCGTTGTGGGAATTCACCGCCACACAGCGCGGCAACGTAAGCTGACTGGCATTGGTGCCATGACTTCCCCACTGTGCAATAAGTTTGCCTTCGGGAGAGAAATGATTCACGCGCTGATAGTGCGGCTCGAGAACCACAATGTTGCCCTCTTTGTCACAACACATCCCCTTGGGTTTGCCGAGATCTGTTTGTGGCATCTGCCAGAAGAGCAAAAACTTTCCTTCGGGTGAAAACTTCTGCACACGACCGGTCATGTCCACAACATACAAATTGTCCTGTTTATCCACTGCGACAGAACGAGGTTTATTAAATTCACCGATTCCCGCGCCGCGAGTGCCAATGACTTGTACGCGGCTGAAAAATTTGCTCTCAATCGATCTCTCGGTGGAATTGCTTCCCGAACATCCCGTAACCAACAATGGAATCGAAATTAACGGGATGGCCATCGCACCGGCACGTCTAAAAATATTAATCCACTTGCTTACTAACCGCCCCGCCTGCCAGAGGATGAGTGGCACGATTGCCAATACGAGCAAGGTTAAACAAAGGGCATTCACTTGCGCATTGTGGCCGAAATGGAGCAGGTTGAAAGTGCGCAAAGCCAGCGTTTCCCCCCCCGGCGGAACCACCAGTACGATGGACTCCACATCCCAGAGACAAAGCAGAAAGATGACATACCACGTCGCCATAACCTGCCGGCCTATCTGTGGCCATTGCACGTGGCATAGCAGTTGCCACCATGAGGCGCCTTCCACGCGTGCCGCATCATTGAGATTGGGATCGGTATTATGCCGCGCGTGCGCCACTCCGTTCCAACCAAAGGCGAGGTAGCGGATACAATAAGCCAGTATGACAATTCCAACGCTTTGATAAAATGCCGAAAGCCAGGGGCGGTTGAACAAAAAAATGAACGCGATTCCCAATAATACACCAGGAACCAGAAACGGAAGCCAGAGCACAAGTCCGACTGGCAATCTCCACCCAACCAGGCTCAATACCAAGCACAAGGTTGCCGAAACAGCCGCCAGCCAGAACGAAGTCCAGATCGCGCCCTGCCCTGCGGCAACCGCGCCGTGTAATTCTGTCCAGGTCCGTTTGGCGGAGATTAACTGAAAAATTGGCAACCCAGCCGAAAGTGCAATCACGATGAAGGTGCCGATTCCGCAAACATAAAACCATCGTTTACCCAATTGACGGCGAAATAGTTTTGCTGAGACCGTGCTCTGCAGGGTTGGCCAAGAGGTATTGCGGCGTTTGAACCAGAGCAGCAGCAAAAGTGGAACCAGGATCATCGGCCAGCTCTGCTGCAAGGCTGCCATCGTATTGAAGGATGTGTTGAATTCCACCCATACTTCTGCCGGGAATACCTTTACTTGTAGAATTGCGGGAACCGCAAAGTTGTTTAACGCGAGTGCAAATGTAAGCACTCCAGCCTGCACCATAATATTTCGCGCCAATGGCAAAAGCAGGCCACGGATAAAGGCTGTTCCGGTGACAGCCATGTCACTCTCCAACTGGGCGGCTTCAAGTCTTTGCCATGCTCCCAGGGTGGCCAGGAGAGTGATGGGCCAGGTTAGCAATGCCAAAATCCAGACGGTGCCCCCAAGTGTAAAAATGTTAAGCGGCAACCAGCGATGCCAGACACCAGCCTGGCCGAGATAATACAACCAGCAATTGGTCACCAGGAAAGGCGGCAATGCCAAGGCAAATATCGCGATGGCGAGCCAGCGCATCCGCCATGTGCGTTCCAGACCTGCCAACCAGAGCGCCGCGCCAAAGCCCAGCGTGACTGACAATAAAGTTGTCAGTCCACTCACAAGCAAACTGTTTTGCAGCAACGTCCAGTTCATTTATGCGGCGTGTGGATAATCTCTTATTTCACCTTAAAAAGATCGTTTCCAATTCCTTGGTGGTCGTGTTCCAGTCTTTAAGCAATTCATCCCAGTCGACCTTCAAGCCTGCTTCTGGTTTGGGCAGTTCCGCCGATTCCAACGCGTCCTCTTTTAGCAACCTCTGCAGCACTGGTGCTGTTTGCAGATACCGGAATAACTTCTCAGCCTCCACCGGATGGGGACTGTTGCGGATAACACCAATCGTGTTGGGAATAAAAAGTGTTTCGTCCGAAAGCGGCAGCTCCACAATCGGCAAGCCGTCCTTCTGTCCAGCCGCAATGTCATCAGAGTCCGTGAATCCAAACCATACCTCCCCGCCTCCCACCATTTTTACCACCACTGAATTCCCGTCCACAACCAACGGCTTATTGGCCGCCAAAGCACGGCACCATGTCTGCCATTGTGCATCTCCCCACTTCTGACGCAACACCATGAAGTGAGTGGCCGTGGTTCCAAAAAGTGGATAAGCCAGTGCCACTTTGCCCCGCCAAATCTGGTTCGTCGCATCACTAAAGGCATGGGGCGCTTTGGCGATGGGGAGCAAATTGGTATTCACAACCAGGCGCCGCGTGCGATATCCCATGGCTGCCCAGCCATTCGTCTCCCGGAAAATATTTTCTGACGCCAGCAGCCGCGTGCGGAATTCCTCATTGCTCCAGAAAACGTCGCATTGCGGATGACTTCGCTCGGCCAGCAATCGATTCGCCAACCCAACCGTCTTGACAGCTTCACTGTCGAAAACTGCCCGGACTTTGATGCCAGTTTGCTTCTCAAACTGCTTAAAAATAGGATCGGCATAAGTTTCATCTTGTGATGCGTAAACGATCACACTCGAATCCTTGCCCTCTGCCTGGAATACCGCAGAGAAAAAGACCGTGGAAACAATAGCGGCAATCATTGCCAGCCAGGCTTTGCATCTGGTTCCTGCTTTGAAGCCTCTTGAGCCCATGCCCCATGGTCCTGGCGTCAGGTTTTGGTTTCTCCTCACACTGTCCTCCGATGGTAATACCACCACTCAAAAAGCAGGACTGCCAATGCAATCGCGGCAATCGTGCGCCATAATTCCAGGTTGGCTCTATGCGCTGTGGTCGCGGAAACCTTGGCGTACTTTCCAAACTGTAGCTCATCCCTCGGTTTGATATTGCTCTCCGCCGCATCCAGCAAATCCACGCAAAAGACCGTGTCGTTTGTGCCCGCTTTGAGGTGGTAGACTCCCTGGCGAAGAGTGTCTCCGAAAACGATTTCCTTCGCATTAGGATCCACGGTCAGTTTTCTGGCAGAACCATCCGGCATCGTCACCTGTGCGCTTGTCACCGGTTGCGTGAGGGTCAGACGAAATGGGTCTCCGGCACGAACCAGCAATTGGGCGTTTTGGGCGTTTGCCGGATTTAGCCAATCCATGGCATTGGCAACGAAGATGGGGAATGAAATCCGCCGGGGCCAGTCGCTTTCCAACACGTCCCAGCCAATCCAAACAATGCGCTGCCGTTGCAGTTCGCCGGCTACAATCAAAGATGCCTGGGGAGAGTCCGCCAAGGAAACAGCCCAACTCGGCACTTTCACCACCTCACTTTTCATCACGCGAACGTTATCAAAGCTCACATAACGCATGACCGGATGTGTCACCCGCCAGTCAACGATGGCCGGGGTTTCCACCTCCGATACCTTGTCAAACCAATTGGTGTTGACCGTTCGGATTGCCAGCACATTCCCCTTGGGCCAAACCGTCGGTATTACAGCATCCAAGGTTACGATATCAAACCCCGCAGCATCGTCCTTTAAATCAGTTGCGGTCGTAAGTTGAACATTGGGCGCTGAACTCAAAGCTCGTTCCAAAAGCCGGTTTCCCTTTGTAACCAATAATACTTTTATTGGATGGGGCAGAAGGCTGACAATGGAAGCCTGGTTATCGGCTTTCAAATCGTCCGGTGCTGTTGAACGGACGGTGAAAACTCCGTCGCGATCCTGGGTGGTTACAAAAACCTGCGCGGCAGTTTCGCCGGGCTTTATCGACAGTGGCCGGGTTTCAAGTAACTTTCCCTCAAAGCTTAATTCCATCTCGGTTTGCATCACGTTGGTGGAAAAATTCTCGATGCTGGCGTAAATGGCCCGCTTGGTTGCGTCCTCCGGATGCACTCTGACATCGAGCGCAGTGATCCCAAGGTTATTCGCACCCTGCCCAATCTTGTGATAGACCAACGGCAGCGCAGAGTTCCCAAACTCGGTCAAATCCTGCACCGCACCGTCACTGAATAGATGAATTTCCGGATTACTCTCCTTGCCCCGGTCCCGCACGAGTGAATCAGCCATTTTCAAGGCCGGCCCCAACCGGGTGGGCGAATCCACGACGGCACAAGATTGAATGGCACGACGTAACGCAGCCTTTTCACCCGTTTCAGATTGTTTGACTTGCGTGTTGCCGGCCACCTGCAATACCACCATTTTATCCTCATCCCGCAAACCATTGACCCATTCGAGCGCTTCACGACGGGCTCTCTCAAAACGCGAAGGCGACTCGTCCGTGGCCTGCATGGAGGCCGAGGCATCCAAAATCAACACCCTCAACTGACTGCTCTTCGCCTTGGTCGCAAAATAGGGCCGCGATAAAGCCAGCACGGCGAGGAGAAGCAGGATGATTTGCAGAATCAACAGCCAGTTACGACGGAGCTTTTGAAATGGTGCGCTGGCTTGCGTTTCTGCAAGGAACTTTTGCCAAAGAAAAGTGCTGGAGACCAAACGCACCACCCGCTTCCGCTTCAGCAAATAAAACACCACCACCACCGGGATGGTAAGGGCAAAGAAGAAAGCCGCTGGCGCGAGAAAATTCATCCCCACACCTCTGCTTGTCGCAATTGCTTCAACAACAATTGTTCGATTGAAGTATTCGACGGTGCCACAAAAAAGTTAATTCCCCGGCCAGTGCAAAATTCTTTTAGTTTTTGGCAAAAATTCTGGACCATCTGTTGATAGGCTGACAAACGATACCTTCCAAACGTCACCTCCTGCACAGCGCCCGTCTCGGAATCCACCAACCGAAGGTCCCCGAAGGTGGATGGCGCCAACTCTTCCGGAGATAAGATCTGAATCGCATTGACTTGAAAACCACGTCCCACCAAAGCCGTCAATCCTGCCTCATAGCCCGCGGGGTCCAGAAAATCGCTCAATACCACGGCTACTCCAGCCTGTCTTGCTTCCAAGGCCCCTCGCTTAAGGGACTCATTAAAATTGGCGACTCCCGATGCCGTTAAATTCGAGAGGTTTTGAAAATAATTAAGCGCAGATTTCCTCCCGCGCACTGTGCGCAAAGCGCCACGAACTGCAGCCTCCTCACGGTTTTCGGGAAAAGGTGCCACGGTAACCCGGT
The sequence above is drawn from the Pedosphaera parvula Ellin514 genome and encodes:
- a CDS encoding DUF58 domain-containing protein, with the protein product MANALLTPELLRRLEQFQLLAKRRAKSSARGERRSRARGQSVEFADHRNYVPGDDFRYLDWNLYGRLEKLFLKLYEEERELPIRIFLDASESMAFGEPRKFDFARQVAAAMGYVALCGFDRVTVAPFPENREEAAVRGALRTVRGRKSALNYFQNLSNLTASGVANFNESLKRGALEARQAGVAVVLSDFLDPAGYEAGLTALVGRGFQVNAIQILSPEELAPSTFGDLRLVDSETGAVQEVTFGRYRLSAYQQMVQNFCQKLKEFCTGRGINFFVAPSNTSIEQLLLKQLRQAEVWG
- a CDS encoding extracellular solute-binding protein, whose translation is MIAAIVSTVFFSAVFQAEGKDSSVIVYASQDETYADPIFKQFEKQTGIKVRAVFDSEAVKTVGLANRLLAERSHPQCDVFWSNEEFRTRLLASENIFRETNGWAAMGYRTRRLVVNTNLLPIAKAPHAFSDATNQIWRGKVALAYPLFGTTATHFMVLRQKWGDAQWQTWCRALAANKPLVVDGNSVVVKMVGGGEVWFGFTDSDDIAAGQKDGLPIVELPLSDETLFIPNTIGVIRNSPHPVEAEKLFRYLQTAPVLQRLLKEDALESAELPKPEAGLKVDWDELLKDWNTTTKELETIFLR
- a CDS encoding VWA domain-containing protein, translating into MNFQFTHPYYLMLLIPALVWVVWLALKSDVQVSAWRRWTGFWLRTVIVTALILALAGLQWLRPLEGMNVFFLLDRSDSVPSPQQEAARTLVNQMSEKKKKTDKAGVVVFGSEASIETAVNQAVDVEKIQAVVGRERTDIEGAIRLGTAAFPENGQKRLVLLSDGNENVGDAMASVLASRPLGVTVDVVPMGITRGNDVSVQKLSVPPKLKKGQVFELKIFVQADRAQSATIRLYRNEQYLGEQKVELSAGKNLFTFPQTLPEPGFYSYDVRVEAPGDLLPQNNRASAFTSVKGEPRILIVSSDPDADKELARALQSSRLETKLVGINGMPSTLGEMQSYDSIFLSNVAAGDLGRDLQLLLESAVRDFGVGLVCVGGDQTYAAGGYRGTPLETTLPLDMELDSKKVLPSGAVALVMHGMEFANGNQVARDCAQGVLAALGPNDEMGVVLWDGNEHWLFPMTKVKDKKALGRQIAGMNQGDLPSFQGVMTLAHEGLKKSHSNLKHIIVFSDGDPNAPSPSLMNDIVSDRITVSTVLIAGHAGPETMIWIADHGKGRFYPVTSPNELPQIFIKEAAVILKSAIYEDPFKPQLRASSELVRGIGATEYPMLLGYVATTPKPRAEVPLWTDKGDPLLAHWQYGLGRAVAFTSDAKAKWAKNWLGWDKYKQFWSQIGQWSLRRLENADFTTDVTVEKGEGQISLEALDEQGNYKNFLELVADVVSPKGEKISVPLEQTGPGHYEAKFPTKAVGSYVLNIKDIKDGKVRGSQVVGASVNYSPEFNASEPNENLLRRLAESGGGKVLDPDNLSDNPFLHDRQKTFQPRELWEWLLKFAILMFPLDVAVRRIQLEREEMQRAWRKVRSKIFFWQGVPREPEAEESLTALLARRDQVRSTQTAASEPNPDLFRPEKPVVLATKDIFAPAGEQESETAVADHPGVATKSKEPDKNQPVSTTSRLLDAKRRAQKRKE
- a CDS encoding 6-bladed beta-propeller — its product is MNWTLLQNSLLVSGLTTLLSVTLGFGAALWLAGLERTWRMRWLAIAIFALALPPFLVTNCWLYYLGQAGVWHRWLPLNIFTLGGTVWILALLTWPITLLATLGAWQRLEAAQLESDMAVTGTAFIRGLLLPLARNIMVQAGVLTFALALNNFAVPAILQVKVFPAEVWVEFNTSFNTMAALQQSWPMILVPLLLLLWFKRRNTSWPTLQSTVSAKLFRRQLGKRWFYVCGIGTFIVIALSAGLPIFQLISAKRTWTELHGAVAAGQGAIWTSFWLAAVSATLCLVLSLVGWRLPVGLVLWLPFLVPGVLLGIAFIFLFNRPWLSAFYQSVGIVILAYCIRYLAFGWNGVAHARHNTDPNLNDAARVEGASWWQLLCHVQWPQIGRQVMATWYVIFLLCLWDVESIVLVVPPGGETLALRTFNLLHFGHNAQVNALCLTLLVLAIVPLILWQAGRLVSKWINIFRRAGAMAIPLISIPLLVTGCSGSNSTERSIESKFFSRVQVIGTRGAGIGEFNKPRSVAVDKQDNLYVVDMTGRVQKFSPEGKFLLFWQMPQTDLGKPKGMCCDKEGNIVVLEPHYQRVNHFSPEGKLIAQWGSHGTNASQLTLPRCVAVNSHNDVLVTEYTLVDRVQQFSARGQKLINCFGQAGEKNGEFNRPEGMDVDASDRMYIADSCNHRIQVFSAEGKWLRTYGKAGTGLGEMSYPYDIRVDKAGRQYVCEFGNSRIQIFDANDKPLEVLGGVGGAPGEFSNPWSIAFDSKGNLYVADSQNHRVQKFLRKTETASLNLKGGVNR
- a CDS encoding vWA domain-containing protein, producing MNFLAPAAFFFALTIPVVVVFYLLKRKRVVRLVSSTFLWQKFLAETQASAPFQKLRRNWLLILQIILLLLAVLALSRPYFATKAKSSQLRVLILDASASMQATDESPSRFERARREALEWVNGLRDEDKMVVLQVAGNTQVKQSETGEKAALRRAIQSCAVVDSPTRLGPALKMADSLVRDRGKESNPEIHLFSDGAVQDLTEFGNSALPLVYHKIGQGANNLGITALDVRVHPEDATKRAIYASIENFSTNVMQTEMELSFEGKLLETRPLSIKPGETAAQVFVTTQDRDGVFTVRSTAPDDLKADNQASIVSLLPHPIKVLLVTKGNRLLERALSSAPNVQLTTATDLKDDAAGFDIVTLDAVIPTVWPKGNVLAIRTVNTNWFDKVSEVETPAIVDWRVTHPVMRYVSFDNVRVMKSEVVKVPSWAVSLADSPQASLIVAGELQRQRIVWIGWDVLESDWPRRISFPIFVANAMDWLNPANAQNAQLLVRAGDPFRLTLTQPVTSAQVTMPDGSARKLTVDPNAKEIVFGDTLRQGVYHLKAGTNDTVFCVDLLDAAESNIKPRDELQFGKYAKVSATTAHRANLELWRTIAAIALAVLLFEWWYYHRRTV